The genomic DNA CCTCGGAGCAGGGGACCGTGGAGAGGATGGGTTCTTGGGAATGCGAAAGGAAAGCGGTTCTGGAGAGACTCGGGCCTGAAGGAGGGCTCGGGAAGGGCTCCTTGGAAAATGCCCCCGAGGGCGCTGGAACCTTTAACTGTTTGCCGCGCTGCTCCACGGCTGGGGTCGGCACTCGGACCGAACCCGAGCTGGAGAAAGCTCCTGGCGCCTTCCTTCCCGCGGCTGCAGGGCGGCGAGTGGGCGCAGCGCTGCCCGCAGCTTCTGCCGCATCCGGCTCCCGGGCGGAGCATCCGCCGCTGCCGGGAATCTTGGCGGCCAAGTCCAAGGACGAGGAGTCGCCGAGCGCGGCCTTCGGGGGGTCTTTCAAGACCTGTCCTGCGCTGTGCGCGGCTCGCTGTAGCATCTGAAAGGAGAAAAGAGTGGGGGAAAATAATAATTCTGGCAAACCTTTCAGGTTTACAACATCTCCGGATCCTAAAAGCTTACATTTGGGGCAAAGTTGAAGTTTTGGTAGCGTTAGGAAGAGGGGACTCTTTCCTCACTCGCGGTGGTGCTCTTTTCCTGCGGGCCATGTGCTTTAACCATCAGCTTGGAGGGACCGGCAGATACGGGAATCCGAGCAATTTTTTTGAGGGGGGAGCATTGTTAAAACTTCTTAAATGCAGAGTGCCTCTAAGTCATTTTTTGCAAATGGAGCGGGCCCGGAGATGGTGCAGGCAGATCATATGGGGATTGCTGGGGAGACCCACAGACAGCTGGAATTGGGTTTGAATTAGGGCAGAGTACAAAAGATTACAAACTTGAAATGCTAATTATCATTTGGGGTTTCCCTCATTTCTCAGTGACTGATAAGGAAGTTGTAATTGaagcagccaccagaagctgttGTACCTAGAACtgagtttttaaaacaagtaaatatCAGTGCTTTCTAGGGCTTGGAACAGAGATGCGGTCATGGACAGATTTGGGGAGACCAGGGGGACACCAACCACCCAAAAACGgtgcttctgtttttctctcttggAATTCGTAGAGTTCAGTTTTCCACTTTTTAAGGgcagagcttttatttttaacttctgatttatttctaatttactttAAATCGTTTATTTCACTTGAGTGGTGCTGGAAGCATCATGCTTTGTCAGCCAGTGTGTCATGTTGCAAATATTCTTTTGTTTCATTCAGAGAAAATCTAGATACCTTAAAGAACAGCTCCAGAggattacttaaaaaaacaaactggcTCACACTTTGTGTTCATAAAATAACATGGACCcacattttcattaaatttctaCCAAAAGTATTTATGGTAGCCTCTGGTAAACTTTCACACACTTCTTTTtagagctagaaaaaaaaaatgttgtcaaGTACTTGCCCCGTTTGAAACGTTATAATAACAATTTtaccctcttttctttttctttttgaacaaAACCCCAGGTTGGTACTGGGGAAGTATGACTGTTAATGAAGccaaagagaaattaaaagagGCACCAGAAGGAACTTTCTTGATTAGAGATAGTTCGCATTCAGACTACCTACTAACAATATCTGTTAAAACATCAGCTGGACCAACTAATCTGCGAATCGAATATCAAGATGGGAAATTCAGATTGGACTCTATCATATGTGTCAAGTCCAAGCTTAAACAATTTGACAGTGTGGTTCATCTGATCGACTACTATGTTCAGATGTGCAAGGATAAGCGGACGGGCCCAGAAGCCCCCCGGAATGGCACTGTTCACCTTTATCTGACCAAACCGCTCTACACGTCAGCACCGCCTCTGCAGCATCTCTGCAGACTCACCATTAACAAATGCACCGGTGCCATCTGGGGACTGCCTTTGCCAACAAGACTGAAAGATTACTTGGAAGAATATAAATTCCAGGTATaagtgtttctctttttctaaacaTGCCTCATATAGAGTATCTCCGAATGCAGCTATGTAAAAGAGAACCAAAACTTGAGTGACTGCTCTGGATAACTACACGGAATTCTAAGAACGGCTGAATCAATCTAACCTACATGTGTGACTAGGTAGCTAGGTCAGGTTCCCTCAAATATGTTCACCTGAGAAATGCTTCCCTGCCTAAGGCTAAGACCAGCTGAtccttttaagttaaaaattaaatgtccCAAGTAAAGGCCGAAGTAAGCTTTTGATCAGAATGCCCTGCCTTTCTGAGGTTCCTTTCTCTTTGGTTGAAGGTCCAGGCACCAGTagtagagaaagggagaaaggactCCATGGCGGAGAACTGAAGAAGGGGAAGGAACCTGACAGGCTTAGCTTCCACTTTATATGCCTGGTGATCCGAGTCTATTCTGGACATGTTATATTTTGCATTCTGATGTTCCTAGGGGTTTTGTTGATCAGATATGCTTGTGAgtatttatccttcattttatgcAATTAACcaagtcaaccaaaaaaaaaaaaatgaccatgaAATCCTGTATTTGTCTTTTTACTACATGTATGAACTCTTTCATGTGAACGCGTACTGTAGTAATCCATTTTAAGAGAGCCTTACTTCAGAAATATTTCAAACTGGTGCAAACGGAAAAGACTTCATCTTTTCCATTAAGGCTAAAGACAAGAATGTCATGCTATACAGGTGCAACCCCATCCAGGTTAATAAAACCATGTAGATATAGACATTTTACCCTTTGAAGTATCTGTGTCCCAACCTGTTGCCATGGATTTTTTTGGAAATGGCTTTAGAAATTTCCAAGTTGTCCTTGAATTGTCTAACTATAGACATCAGCAGTTGTCTCCCTTCTACCATGTAGAAAACTTTGACTTAATTTTCTTCCAGATATAAGGGGATACCTGCCTGTTTTTCAAAGTGTTTATTTACTGCTGTTACTATTTGATTAGaatgtattaaataaaaaaaaaaccctgacttTTACAAGTTGCGCTTATATTATTTTGAATCGCAGAAAACTTACACTTTCATGAGGGTTGCCATAAAAACTTATGTCAAATGGAATAAGCCAGATAGTCAGCAAGAAGTAAGGCCTTCCTTGCCCTTCTCTGAAGCTATGGGTCATATTTGCCCTTTGCGTTTTGGAAAGCATGGTTTAGAAACTCCTAGACTTGCCAAGTGGCCCTTTTACAAGTTGAACAGGCATAACACTAATGCCCTTTGTATTTCTAAAAACATGGTTTAGAAACTACAAAGACTGATATAGCCTAGTCGTATGGGTCGAATAGgcataatataaaataaagtgttatggccatttatcatttatttttttgccacATAGGCTCATGACTGTTGCAAATGTACCATCTTTTGGTGTCCGGACATTATTCATTTGCAACCTTAAAAAAATTGTCCTGCATAGCTACGTATAATGGTGTAACACTGGGAAGGTGAGCCTAGCATATTGTGTGTGTCCCAAGTGAATTATGCTAAGACAGAAGCATATAATTTGTGCTTATAAGTTATAGCAAAGCCTGCTTAAATATTTTCATGAAGCTCTTGAGAAATGGTTTTGTGCCTGTGTATTCAAACAGCAGAGCCAAACACAAAAGATCGCTAAGTGTCCTTAGGAAGAATTCATTTGTAGACTAAAAGTTAAAGAGCCTATACTTTTAGGGTCTGGTCTGTGATCAGGGGTTAACCTTTTCATCAAGATGGTCAGGTTCTGTGCATTCCTTACTCTTTTTCTCCACTGAAAACAGTTGTTTGGTGTGGGATATTTGGCTTCTCTGACAAAACTTCCACACGGCCAGTGCCAACGGGCTTTGTGGGATTTGTTCAGCATCTTGCGCACTTCTGTTCTCATTGTTTCAAACACTCTGCAGTAATTGAGAGTTGGACGCCGTAGTGGGACATGAGTACCTGTGGAACTGTGGAAAGTTCTGCATTATTGCTAGCAAGTAACTATGAGAAAACCAGAGGACAGCAAAGACACCTCAGTGTGCTGTGGAACTGTTGCCTTACATTTCAATCTTCCCTATTTCAAGTACATTGATAAGTATTAGgggcagtctctctctctctctctctctctctctctctctctctctctctctatatatatatatatatatatatatatatatatatatatatatatatatattgtttttttacaattgctaacattatttattgagtttattcTGTGCCAGACTCTTACTCAGCACTttgcatacattatctcatttaatcctcacatagACTGAATGAGCAAAGTACAGTGATCACAGGAGGTACACTTCTAATTTGTGAGTGAGGAGGCATTCCAGGAACATCCTGGCCCTTTTTATTCTTGGAGAGGAATTACGAAGAGCAAATTGCTGCTATTTCTACATTGATCCAGACGAACAAGTAAGAACAGGCTATAAAAGGAACCCTCAGCATTTTTATTGCTGCCTCAACTGGAAAAGTATAGGTACCATAATTAGTGTTGTGCTCCGTGGGATTTCAGTCAGCTGGAGCCAGTGGTTTTTctcctggtgcaggggtgggtcGAGAGGGGGTTCACTGCTTTACTTGGTGGCTGGTACATAGTGCCAGTTACCAACTATTGGTAACTCCATTTTATAACCCATTGAACAAAAACGTTAAGATGTGCACTTGTCTAAACTACCCTCAGTGGAGCCAAGAAAAATACCCAGGGATCTCTTTCTATGCAGGGCAGTTTCGGACATTAGGATATGtactgttgttgttattgttgaagaATGTAGGATACAGGACTTAACATGTCCCCTCAAACTTAAAATACTTTGATCTGAGTTTCCATTGGGAGCAGAGTTGAGGCAGTGGAATTTTTCATTCTATCCAAGTGGGCACTGGGGGCTGCTTTATAGGgagttggttttttgttttgttttgttttgtttgctttgattTTAGGGCCTTCGACTGTGGAGAAAAGGCTTATGAGCTGAAAGTTCTTTTCTGGCGTGTCAGTAAAAACGTCTTGACTTCATAGTAATTATGTAATCCAAATAGGTAAGAGAATGGGACAGTTGTTTTGGAGTGTTTATTTTCTTGGGAAGGATTTTCTCTGCTTTTAGAAAATTGTACCCTGGTAGAGGGTAAGAGACAGGGACGTCATCAAATAATCCATGGGATGGAATGTCCTGAGACGAGGCTGTGTTCTGCTCGCGTTCTGCTCGGTGTGGGTAGGCACAGGGCGGCGGCGGGTAAGTGGCTGTGGTTACATCGAACAGCTGGGCTCAGGCCGCTCTTGTCTCCCAGTGGTCCTTTCTAGCCTGTGGAGCAAAAAAGTGATGTCATTCAATCTCGGTCTTTCATTTACTAAGGAGCCTTGTATTCTCCCACTTTTCCAATCACGTATTTTAGTTTTGTCATTTTACCTGAAGAAGTCTCTCCGACCCAGGGAAGTCAGGAAATTCGCATGTATGTGcacacaggaacacacacataACCCGGCAAATCAGTGGCAGAGTCAGCGAAcgcatattttaacagtttagtATTTGTAAAAATTGCACCCTTCTACTctgtttaaaatgtcaatattctATCTTGCTACCCGGTAAGCCTTACAGTTCTTTTAACATCACacttttcttcctctgaaattAGCAGGCCTTTGGAATACTATACAGGATAATTCCAATTCTTGGCCCCTCCACCCCGCCTCAAATAATCGGCTTCTGCTGGGTTTCATGATGGCTTGACCCACATTAGAGTTTTGCATTCATTATAACTCGTCAAGGTTTGTAACCTATTTGCTGTTTTAACGTCTAACAATCTGCCATCCTTGCTCTTTTATGATCTCATTTCTGCCTCTGCCAGATGTGACTCACACATGGCCATGTCCGGGTCACTGCCCACCTCTTTTCTCGCTCATGGGCATAATGGCACAGTTCATTCCAGCCCCACTTTCTCCCTTTTGTGTCAATAAGTTGCCCTTTTAGCTCCTGTGACACAGCTCTGCTGACCATATTATACTTCAGTGAAAGAGGGTCATTATATTCTCCCTGAGTTGGGTAACTGAATGATTTAGAATACCTTGAGATTAAATCTGTCTCCTACTCTCTTTGATTCTTTTCAGATTTTGAAACAAGTAGCCAGCCCCAAATACCAACGACACTTTTGTTATGTGCatgctttaattttttcccctctagTGTCAGGCTCCTTCTTAAGTTGCAGTTCATTTG from Myotis daubentonii chromosome 2, mMyoDau2.1, whole genome shotgun sequence includes the following:
- the SOCS2 gene encoding suppressor of cytokine signaling 2 isoform X1 encodes the protein MTLRCPEPSGNGAEGTRSQWGTAGSAEEPSPEAARLAKALRELSQTGWYWGSMTVNEAKEKLKEAPEGTFLIRDSSHSDYLLTISVKTSAGPTNLRIEYQDGKFRLDSIICVKSKLKQFDSVVHLIDYYVQMCKDKRTGPEAPRNGTVHLYLTKPLYTSAPPLQHLCRLTINKCTGAIWGLPLPTRLKDYLEEYKFQMQEYLREASPASTQHPSTQHPSTQHPSTQHPSSPHCPGALVGTVAVTTGGWRPSLKM
- the SOCS2 gene encoding suppressor of cytokine signaling 2 isoform X2, with product MTLRCPEPSGNGAEGTRSQWGTAGSAEEPSPEAARLAKALRELSQTGWYWGSMTVNEAKEKLKEAPEGTFLIRDSSHSDYLLTISVKTSAGPTNLRIEYQDGKFRLDSIICVKSKLKQFDSVVHLIDYYVQMCKDKRTGPEAPRNGTVHLYLTKPLYTSAPPLQHLCRLTINKCTGAIWGLPLPTRLKDYLEEYKFQVLNPSHAGCGFHIWYLQRRTPGEDSPE
- the SOCS2 gene encoding suppressor of cytokine signaling 2 isoform X3 — encoded protein: MTLRCPEPSGNGAEGTRSQWGTAGSAEEPSPEAARLAKALRELSQTGWYWGSMTVNEAKEKLKEAPEGTFLIRDSSHSDYLLTISVKTSAGPTNLRIEYQDGKFRLDSIICVKSKLKQFDSVVHLIDYYVQMCKDKRTGPEAPRNGTVHLYLTKPLYTSAPPLQHLCRLTINKCTGAIWGLPLPTRLKDYLEEYKFQV